AATGGCTGAATGGGAGGCCTTTTGACAAAGATATCGAAGCAGCGCTTGATCGTCCGATCCGAATGGAAAATGACGCGAACTGCTTTACCCTTTCTGAAGCAGCCGATGGGGCTGGCGTTGGTAAAAATATTGTTTTTGGGGTGATTTTGGGAACAGGCATGGGGGGCGGTATTGTCGCCTATGGCCGTCTTTTGTCAGGTTTGCACCGTCTAACGGGGGAATGGGGACATCTGCCATTACCATGGTTAAAAGAAACAGACTTGCCACTGCGCCAGTGTTTCTGTGGACAAGAAGGGTGTCAGGAACGCTATCTTTGTGGTCAGGCTTTGGCAACAGATTGGCTTGGTGAAGGGCATGTTTCTGCTAAAGGGATTGCCGATGCGTTGGCTGCAGGCGATGAAAAAGCTTTACATGCGTTTGATCTGTATACGGATAGAATGGCAAGGGCTTGTGCTCGTATGATTGACTTTCTTGATCCGGATGTCATTGTTTTGGGTGGGGGCGTAACCAATCTGCCTAATCTTTGCAAAACTGTTTCTGGCAGATTATCTCAGCATATTACTGGCGGTTTCCCTTGCATGACACCGATTGTCATGAATAAACACGGTGACAGTTCCGGTGTTCGGGGCGCTGCTTGGCTCTGGGATGCTCAGGAATCTGGAGACTGGCCTCAATAAAGAGTTCTTTTCTTAGAGAAACATGGACGGCTATTGTAGCGATTTTATGGGTTTTGCCAAAAACCTGAAGATGGTTACAGTAGCCGATTTTTTAATTATCAGGTCGCAATTTCAGAAAGTACAAGAGACATGGCAACAGAGAACGAGATTCATCTTTCAGCACAGTCGGAAGACGTTACTTCTGGTGGTTTCTATACCAATGGTGTAGCCCAACCAGAGGGAAACTCTCTTGCCAATAGTGATTTAGGCGCTTCGGTTTCAGCAGCGGAACAAGCCTTGGGAGGTAATTTCTCGATTAAGAGTGCAGGCGCTAAAAATGGCGGAGGCACGGTAATTGTGAATAGTGCTGCGGCCTCTGGCGGATCCGTTGCACAAGGTTTGCACATTGTGAATCCAAACTCTTGGAACGTTGGTAACAACGCTAAAATTGGCGTCATTCCTTCAGGGTCGGCATTGCTTGTTCAGCGTGGTGGTACGGCACAGAGCACAGATTTGGACGTTGGCGGCACGATGACCGTGCAAAGTGGTGGTTTATCCATTAATACAGTCATTCATAATCAGACAACAGGGGATTTAAATCCGCCAGATGCGACAACACGGCTAGGCGGTACAATGGTTGTAAATGCAGGTGCAACAGCTGTTTCGACATGGTTATTTCGTATGGGAACGGAAATTGTCAGCGGTGTAGAAAATAATCCATGGGTTGCGGGCGGTAAGGTGATTATTGCTTCTGGTGGTGTGGCATCGGGTGGAAGCTATGGTGAGAACCTCCCAGTGGGGCAGATTCCTAATCAGGTGAATACAGTTCTGTCGGGTGGCACGATGCTTAATCCGCAGCTTTATACGATAAAAAATGGTAACGTTGTTAACGGTACAGTGCAGTTAGATGACGGCGCCTCTCTTACGCTTGGCCCAAATGCTGGCGGAATGGTTTTGATTGGATCTGGTGCTGTTAATG
The genomic region above belongs to Acetobacteraceae bacterium and contains:
- a CDS encoding ROK family protein, coding for MADYRLGIDLGGTKIEIVALDRDSNETFRHRAPTPHGDYEKTVLAVRDIVLETEAKLGCIPGSRVAAGQATSTLGIGTPGSIVPQTGLLDHCNAEWLNGRPFDKDIEAALDRPIRMENDANCFTLSEAADGAGVGKNIVFGVILGTGMGGGIVAYGRLLSGLHRLTGEWGHLPLPWLKETDLPLRQCFCGQEGCQERYLCGQALATDWLGEGHVSAKGIADALAAGDEKALHAFDLYTDRMARACARMIDFLDPDVIVLGGGVTNLPNLCKTVSGRLSQHITGGFPCMTPIVMNKHGDSSGVRGAAWLWDAQESGDWPQ